In Sinorhizobium mexicanum, one DNA window encodes the following:
- a CDS encoding ATP-binding cassette domain-containing protein produces MSSKNVVLRYDNLVLAPGRRPLSGVIRAGEITGVAGLEGHGQEQFLLALAGLSRSRDGSIAVAGSGKGGVGYKDHYEAAHYGVVYLPRDRRSTGIFPVLSVLDNFAVPAMPRFSFAGILDRKRLKQELASYTAFLSIRYPSADAPISALSGGNQQKVLLARLLALKPRVMLLNDPTRGVDLNTRLKFYEAFRTLAAENGIALVILSSEIEEILQLCHTVAIFRDFECSTVLDRASMSMDRVMAAMFGQEGGHE; encoded by the coding sequence ATGTCCTCTAAGAACGTCGTCCTTCGCTATGACAATCTCGTGCTGGCCCCCGGCAGGAGACCGCTGTCGGGCGTCATTCGGGCCGGCGAGATCACCGGCGTCGCCGGCCTCGAAGGCCATGGGCAGGAACAGTTCCTGCTGGCACTCGCCGGCCTCAGCCGCTCGCGTGACGGTTCGATCGCCGTCGCAGGTTCGGGCAAGGGTGGCGTCGGCTATAAGGATCATTACGAGGCCGCACACTACGGCGTCGTATATCTGCCGCGCGACCGGCGATCGACGGGCATCTTCCCGGTGCTCTCCGTGCTCGACAATTTCGCCGTTCCCGCGATGCCGCGCTTCTCGTTCGCCGGTATTCTCGATCGCAAGAGGCTGAAGCAGGAGCTCGCCTCCTACACGGCCTTCCTGTCGATCCGCTATCCCTCGGCGGATGCACCGATCTCGGCGCTCAGCGGAGGTAACCAGCAGAAGGTTCTGCTTGCGCGCCTGCTGGCGTTGAAGCCGCGCGTGATGCTGCTCAACGATCCGACGCGTGGCGTCGATCTCAACACCCGCCTCAAATTCTACGAAGCCTTCCGAACGCTGGCTGCGGAAAACGGCATCGCTCTCGTCATTCTTTCCAGCGAGATCGAGGAAATCCTGCAGCTCTGCCACACAGTCGCGATCTTTCGGGACTTCGAGTGCAGCACGGTTCTCGACCGCGCCTCGATGTCGATGGATCGGGTAATGGCCGCCATGTTCGGCCAGGAAGGAGGTCACGAATGA
- a CDS encoding M24 family metallopeptidase has protein sequence MEERLAKTIAAIKESGADWGLFTSPDGVAYALGHVCGIEAGPSPFAGGPSLGIVGAGGETALLVTNLEAATPSWAETIVTYTGFSYQQPTDVLENYLAEAKTLFARLKVGGRIAVERHALPSSIASLLEDHALLSIEPAFRRQRSIKTKAEIGQLREAALTASAGQKAFLAATRAGISELEAFAAIRLAMETRAGERLPVTGDLISGRERTSQFMGWPNNRIIEKGDPLICDLAPRVAGYWGDSCASAMIGTPSDGFRRLFSAARSALDLAIETSRPGLVIGELDRSLQAVIARNGYSYAHHSGHSIGTGVHEWPRIVGYEREALKEDMVIMIEPTALDHDVGGVRLEFMLHVTATGCEILTDFEHRPDIPA, from the coding sequence GTGGAGGAACGGCTCGCCAAGACCATTGCCGCCATCAAGGAATCGGGAGCGGATTGGGGCCTCTTTACGAGCCCGGATGGGGTTGCCTACGCGCTCGGCCATGTCTGCGGCATCGAGGCCGGACCATCGCCCTTTGCCGGCGGCCCGAGCCTCGGCATCGTCGGCGCCGGCGGCGAAACCGCCCTGCTCGTCACCAATCTCGAGGCCGCTACCCCGAGCTGGGCGGAGACGATCGTCACCTATACCGGCTTTTCCTACCAGCAGCCTACCGATGTCCTCGAAAACTACCTGGCGGAAGCGAAGACGCTTTTCGCGCGCCTCAAGGTGGGCGGGCGAATAGCCGTCGAGCGTCACGCCTTGCCGTCCTCGATCGCCAGCCTGCTTGAGGACCACGCACTCCTTTCGATCGAACCCGCATTTCGCCGGCAGCGGTCAATCAAGACCAAAGCCGAGATCGGCCAGCTGAGGGAAGCAGCGCTCACAGCATCCGCCGGCCAGAAGGCCTTTCTCGCTGCCACGCGCGCCGGCATAAGCGAACTCGAAGCCTTCGCCGCCATCCGCCTTGCGATGGAAACCCGTGCTGGCGAACGCCTGCCCGTGACTGGCGACCTGATCTCCGGCCGGGAGCGCACTTCCCAGTTCATGGGCTGGCCCAACAACCGCATCATCGAAAAGGGTGATCCGCTCATCTGCGATCTCGCCCCACGTGTTGCCGGCTACTGGGGCGACAGCTGCGCCTCCGCCATGATCGGCACGCCGTCGGATGGCTTCCGCAGGCTCTTCTCGGCGGCTCGCTCGGCACTCGATCTTGCAATCGAGACGAGCCGGCCTGGACTCGTCATCGGCGAGCTCGACAGGAGTCTCCAAGCGGTGATCGCCCGCAACGGCTACAGCTATGCGCATCATTCCGGCCACTCGATCGGCACCGGGGTGCACGAATGGCCACGCATCGTCGGTTACGAGCGTGAGGCGCTCAAAGAGGACATGGTGATCATGATCGAGCCCACGGCGCTCGATCATGATGTCGGCGGCGTGCGGTTGGAATTTATGCTGCATGTGACGGCGACGGGCTGCGAAATCCTGACCGATTTCGAGCATCGGCCGGACATTCCGGCGTGA
- a CDS encoding ABC transporter permease, with the protein MKTSVASNRALIAFIGVAVVFLLGMLFIPGFGSLFSVRAMLILASLLAIAALGQTLVMILGGIDLSIPFVIGFANVVFASLYGNGMPAVVSLLIVIALAACIGAISGGLSAGLSIHPLIVTLGIGTVVQAGVQIWTRGLPTGSAPPFINEFVSLGGTIGPLPFPWLIPFTLALTLGCRFVLQRTVYGRRLYALGSNLRAAELALVRPVAMWMTTFALSAVFAALAGILFLGFTGSSSATVGTPYLFQTVSAVVIGGTALIGGRGGFVGTVAGAVVLVELRTLLIGLGLSEALVQSALGILILALVAAYGRDQHIRNLI; encoded by the coding sequence ATGAAGACGTCCGTCGCCTCCAATCGCGCCCTGATCGCCTTCATCGGCGTCGCTGTGGTGTTCCTGCTGGGGATGCTTTTCATCCCGGGCTTCGGCAGCCTGTTCTCCGTACGCGCCATGCTGATCCTTGCCTCGCTGCTCGCGATCGCCGCGCTCGGCCAGACGCTCGTCATGATCCTCGGCGGCATCGACCTGTCGATTCCCTTCGTCATCGGCTTCGCCAACGTGGTCTTTGCCAGCCTCTATGGCAACGGCATGCCGGCCGTTGTGTCCCTCCTGATCGTAATTGCCCTTGCCGCATGCATCGGCGCGATATCCGGCGGCCTCTCGGCCGGGCTCTCGATCCATCCGCTGATCGTTACACTCGGCATCGGCACCGTGGTTCAGGCCGGCGTCCAGATTTGGACGCGCGGCCTCCCGACCGGCTCCGCCCCGCCCTTCATCAACGAGTTCGTGTCCTTGGGCGGCACGATCGGCCCGCTGCCCTTCCCCTGGCTCATTCCCTTCACGCTGGCACTAACGCTCGGCTGCCGTTTTGTGCTGCAGCGGACAGTCTATGGTCGCCGGCTCTATGCATTGGGCTCAAACCTTAGAGCGGCCGAACTCGCGCTCGTCCGCCCCGTCGCCATGTGGATGACAACCTTTGCTCTCAGCGCCGTGTTCGCGGCGCTGGCCGGCATTCTGTTTCTCGGCTTTACCGGATCATCCAGCGCCACTGTCGGCACGCCCTATCTATTCCAGACGGTCTCGGCCGTCGTGATCGGCGGCACCGCGCTCATCGGCGGTCGCGGCGGCTTCGTCGGCACCGTCGCGGGCGCAGTCGTCCTCGTCGAACTGCGCACGCTGCTGATCGGTCTCGGCCTCTCCGAAGCACTGGTCCAGTCGGCCCTCGGTATTCTCATTCTCGCCCTCGTCGCTGCCTACGGTCGCGACCAGCACATCCGCAACCTGATCTGA
- a CDS encoding ABC transporter permease, producing the protein MSADPVTFRKPPFWGRSETRLAAILFVVLLAFNVFLNPVRFSPGNWPAVLGLASPLLLATLAATLPFLAGRGSIDVSVGPLMGLINVIIIKVVIGDLGLTAPWIIVPAALLFGLASGALNGLLAAILRIQPIVATLATYLIYSGLALSILPSPSGSVPGWLSSLAGPMSILPVGLVVIAWILIKRLPFYELLMAVGSDDRAAFTAGVGVPAIRFFSYVLGGLIAGVAALALTALIGSGDPNIGPGYTLIAIAATALGGVSLAGGVGGLAAAFIGAADIFLLQNMLTSFNVSTFVLQAAYGSVLVLAVCLNSEKLKQRFQTWMESR; encoded by the coding sequence ATGAGCGCCGACCCCGTGACATTCCGCAAGCCGCCCTTTTGGGGGCGCAGCGAGACGCGGCTCGCGGCTATCCTTTTCGTCGTACTCCTCGCGTTCAACGTCTTCCTTAATCCGGTGCGTTTCTCGCCGGGCAACTGGCCGGCGGTGCTCGGCCTTGCCTCGCCCCTGCTGCTTGCGACGCTGGCGGCGACCCTTCCCTTCCTCGCCGGTCGCGGTTCGATCGACGTCTCGGTCGGCCCGCTGATGGGGCTTATCAACGTCATCATCATCAAGGTGGTCATCGGCGATCTCGGCTTGACCGCCCCATGGATCATCGTGCCGGCCGCCTTGCTGTTCGGTCTGGCATCGGGCGCGCTCAATGGCTTGCTCGCTGCAATCTTGCGCATCCAGCCGATCGTCGCGACGCTTGCCACTTATCTGATCTATAGCGGGCTTGCGCTCTCCATCCTGCCGTCGCCCTCGGGTAGCGTGCCGGGCTGGCTTTCGAGCCTTGCCGGACCGATGTCGATCCTCCCTGTCGGGCTGGTCGTCATCGCCTGGATCCTCATCAAACGCCTGCCGTTTTACGAACTGCTGATGGCGGTCGGCAGTGATGACCGGGCGGCCTTTACAGCAGGTGTCGGTGTTCCGGCCATCCGGTTCTTCTCCTATGTTCTCGGCGGCCTGATCGCCGGTGTGGCGGCACTGGCGCTGACGGCCCTGATCGGCTCGGGCGATCCCAATATCGGACCCGGCTACACGCTGATCGCCATCGCTGCAACAGCACTCGGCGGCGTCAGCCTTGCCGGTGGTGTCGGCGGCCTGGCGGCCGCCTTCATCGGCGCGGCAGACATCTTCCTGCTGCAGAACATGCTGACCTCCTTCAATGTATCGACCTTCGTGCTTCAGGCCGCCTACGGCAGCGTGCTCGTGCTCGCCGTCTGCCTCAACTCGGAGAAACTCAAGCAGCGATTCCAGACCTGGATGGAAAGCCGATGA
- a CDS encoding CaiB/BaiF CoA transferase family protein — MGILSGIRVLDCSIAMAGPFAAQRLGDLGADVIKVEPTTGEWQRHVAAGGAGGKRVNVSFLSLNRNKRSLAVDLKSEGGKKVLIDLVKSADVFLQNYRPGVAKRLGVDYESLSKINPRLVYVSMSGYGEDGPYVNRPGQDLVLQGMSGAMLSAGREGEAPTAAGQYLVDAITAYTAFEGALAALFHRERTGEGQLVQVNMLDAITTIQMQELSVFTVGRKPQQRSAEPHAHVFIRAPYGAFATSDGFIIVAFPKLKTLGEVIGEDSFLAMDDEVDTWARRDEIFAKTRDRLKTKTSAEWLELLRAADIWCGPVYGYADLVDDEQIKHNGTFVEYEHPTEGKVKTPGFPIKFSKTPSIVARGAPVTGQHTEEVLKEAGYDDAAIALLVAEGAIAKGSL, encoded by the coding sequence ATGGGCATCTTGTCAGGCATCCGGGTTCTGGATTGCTCAATTGCGATGGCCGGGCCCTTTGCGGCTCAGCGGCTTGGCGACCTTGGCGCCGACGTCATCAAGGTGGAGCCGACGACCGGTGAATGGCAGCGCCATGTCGCGGCCGGTGGTGCGGGCGGCAAGCGAGTCAACGTTTCCTTCCTCTCGCTCAACCGCAACAAGCGCTCGCTCGCCGTGGACCTGAAGTCGGAGGGCGGCAAGAAGGTGCTGATCGATCTCGTGAAGTCGGCCGACGTTTTCCTGCAGAACTATCGGCCCGGTGTCGCAAAGCGTCTGGGCGTCGACTACGAGAGCCTGTCGAAGATCAATCCGCGCCTTGTCTACGTTTCCATGTCCGGTTACGGCGAGGACGGTCCCTATGTAAACCGCCCCGGCCAGGACCTCGTGCTTCAGGGCATGTCCGGCGCCATGCTTTCGGCCGGCCGTGAAGGCGAGGCGCCGACGGCAGCCGGCCAGTATCTGGTTGACGCGATCACTGCCTACACCGCTTTCGAAGGGGCTCTTGCTGCGCTCTTCCATCGCGAGCGCACAGGCGAAGGCCAGCTCGTGCAGGTCAACATGCTCGACGCGATCACCACGATTCAGATGCAGGAGCTTTCGGTCTTCACGGTCGGCCGAAAGCCGCAGCAGCGCTCCGCAGAGCCGCACGCCCATGTCTTCATCCGCGCGCCCTACGGCGCCTTCGCGACCAGCGATGGCTTCATCATCGTTGCCTTCCCGAAGCTCAAGACGCTCGGCGAAGTGATCGGCGAGGACAGCTTCCTGGCGATGGACGATGAGGTCGATACCTGGGCGCGGCGTGACGAAATCTTCGCCAAGACCCGTGACAGGCTGAAGACCAAGACCTCCGCCGAATGGCTCGAGCTTCTGCGCGCGGCCGATATCTGGTGCGGCCCGGTCTATGGCTATGCCGACCTCGTCGACGACGAGCAGATCAAGCACAACGGCACCTTTGTCGAATACGAGCACCCGACCGAAGGCAAGGTGAAGACGCCGGGCTTCCCGATCAAGTTCTCCAAGACGCCCTCGATCGTCGCACGCGGTGCGCCGGTTACCGGTCAGCACACTGAAGAGGTTCTGAAGGAAGCCGGATATGACGATGCGGCAATCGCGTTGCTCGTCGCCGAAGGCGCCATCGCGAAGGGAAGCCTCTGA
- a CDS encoding substrate-binding domain-containing protein codes for MKTFESGFSLSLVAAALLSSAAVPAYADARSDALQALPENARALYTDAVDVGPSQFADFKAPAKPWRWCHSESYMGNPWRVTFNDELARLVNGAKEAGDVSEFVVSDSNGDTTQQISQIRSFIERGCSVITTIAGSSTALNAVIEEAYKAGIPVITSAGAVTSSAAVNVMHNQNLWGYQMGKGIAEGLPNGGTILQVEGISGHPLVQQENAGLDKAVAESGNLTIARKVSGEWTGTTTKSVILQALATTPQQIDAVWSTGSEARFIAEAFQQAGRPLPLIAASISGDALGYWNANRDGFKFYGGEVSPHVAAQNAFRVALRVVSGQKPIVNTIIAPMPTITQADLPIWYKDCMKPDSAAIFPIPPQDPFPEELLNAYFTNGEATPLYDFSKVPASCSN; via the coding sequence ATGAAGACTTTTGAATCGGGCTTCAGCCTGAGCCTGGTTGCGGCCGCGCTGCTTTCGTCGGCAGCCGTTCCCGCCTACGCCGATGCGCGCTCCGACGCGCTCCAGGCGCTGCCGGAAAACGCCCGCGCACTCTATACCGACGCCGTCGATGTCGGCCCGTCCCAATTCGCGGACTTCAAGGCGCCTGCCAAGCCCTGGCGCTGGTGCCACTCGGAATCGTACATGGGCAATCCGTGGCGCGTCACCTTCAACGACGAACTCGCCCGCCTCGTGAACGGCGCCAAGGAAGCCGGCGACGTTTCCGAGTTCGTGGTCTCCGACTCGAACGGCGACACCACACAGCAGATCTCGCAGATTCGCTCCTTCATCGAACGCGGCTGCTCGGTCATCACCACGATCGCCGGCTCTTCGACGGCGCTCAATGCCGTGATCGAGGAAGCCTACAAGGCTGGTATTCCGGTGATCACCTCTGCCGGCGCCGTGACGTCGTCGGCCGCAGTCAACGTGATGCACAACCAGAACCTCTGGGGCTACCAGATGGGCAAGGGCATTGCCGAAGGACTTCCGAACGGCGGCACGATCCTGCAGGTCGAAGGCATTTCCGGCCATCCACTCGTGCAGCAGGAAAATGCCGGCCTCGACAAGGCCGTTGCTGAAAGCGGCAACCTGACGATCGCCCGCAAGGTCAGCGGCGAATGGACAGGCACAACCACGAAGTCCGTTATCCTGCAGGCGCTGGCAACGACCCCGCAGCAGATCGACGCCGTCTGGTCCACCGGCTCGGAAGCACGCTTCATCGCCGAAGCCTTCCAGCAGGCTGGCCGCCCGCTGCCGCTGATCGCAGCCTCCATTTCCGGCGATGCGCTCGGCTACTGGAATGCGAACCGGGATGGGTTCAAGTTCTACGGCGGTGAGGTCTCGCCTCATGTTGCGGCTCAGAACGCCTTCCGCGTTGCGCTCCGCGTCGTGAGTGGCCAAAAGCCAATCGTCAACACGATCATCGCGCCGATGCCAACCATCACGCAGGCGGACCTGCCGATCTGGTACAAGGACTGCATGAAGCCGGATTCGGCCGCAATCTTCCCGATCCCGCCGCAGGATCCGTTCCCGGAAGAGCTGCTCAACGCCTATTTCACGAATGGTGAGGCGACGCCGCTCTACGACTTCTCCAAGGTTCCGGCCTCCTGCTCGAATTGA
- a CDS encoding ATP-binding cassette domain-containing protein, with the protein MLETMKTASEPMSGQSRLHRIVAENGGIAPARSGSVRLKTNGLTKRYGETLALSNASVDFRPGIHTILGENGSGKSTMLKILSGVVTQTEGAVLLNDSAIAPRSPRDMHDLGLSTVFQEVLIAPHRSVLENIFLGYDSPLKRRIPKAKRAPLANALLARISRFPIPLFATAGELPLASQQLIVLARAFLRLPSILLLDEATAALDYADRDLVFDAIEDYAAAGNIVIFISHRLEEVRRLSNRVTVLRSGQVVETLERDDITAQRLLKLMAPEAALHVL; encoded by the coding sequence ATGCTTGAAACGATGAAGACGGCATCCGAGCCGATGAGCGGGCAATCGCGCCTCCATCGCATCGTTGCCGAAAACGGCGGCATCGCACCCGCACGCAGCGGATCGGTGCGACTGAAGACGAATGGCCTGACGAAGCGCTATGGCGAGACGCTCGCGCTGAGCAATGCCTCCGTCGATTTCCGCCCTGGCATTCATACGATCCTCGGCGAAAACGGCTCCGGCAAGAGCACGATGCTGAAGATCCTCTCCGGCGTCGTCACGCAGACCGAAGGCGCGGTGCTGCTGAACGATAGCGCCATCGCGCCGCGCAGCCCGCGCGACATGCACGATCTCGGTCTTTCCACCGTGTTCCAGGAGGTGTTGATCGCACCGCATCGCTCGGTGCTGGAGAACATCTTCCTTGGATATGACAGCCCGCTGAAGCGCCGCATACCAAAAGCCAAGCGCGCGCCGCTCGCCAACGCGCTGCTCGCGCGGATTTCCCGATTTCCAATCCCTCTCTTTGCGACGGCCGGCGAACTGCCGCTGGCGAGCCAGCAACTGATCGTGCTTGCCCGCGCGTTCCTACGCCTGCCGTCGATCCTGCTGCTGGACGAGGCGACCGCGGCGCTCGACTACGCCGACCGCGATCTCGTCTTCGACGCCATCGAGGATTATGCAGCAGCCGGCAACATCGTGATCTTCATCTCGCACCGACTGGAGGAGGTTCGCCGCCTGTCGAACCGCGTTACCGTCCTGCGCAGCGGCCAGGTCGTCGAGACGCTGGAGCGCGACGACATCACAGCCCAGCGCCTCCTTAAACTCATGGCCCCGGAGGCAGCGCTCCATGTCCTCTAA